Proteins encoded within one genomic window of Streptomyces sp. NBC_00523:
- the lon gene encoding endopeptidase La — protein MATESTAVTPLTLPVLPLDDEVVLPGMVVPLDLSDTEVRAAVEAAQAAAREDGGKPEVLLVPRIDGTYTGIGVRGTVEQVGRLSDGDPGALIRGRDRVRIGAGTSGPGAALWVEGVRVDESVPDPLPGAVAELVKEYKALATSWLKKRGAWQVVDRVQQIEGVSALADNSGYSPFLTTAQKVRLLETTDPVARLKLAIQWLGEHLAEQDVAESIAKDVQEGVDKQQREFLLRRQLDAVRKELSELNGDPEDESDDYRARVEAADLPEHVREAALKEVDKLERASDQSPEGSWIRTWLDTVLELPWTERTEDAYDIKGAQEILDAEHAGLQDVKERITEYLAVRKRRADRGLGVVGGRRGGAVLALVGPPGVGKTSLGESVAHAMGRKFVRVALGGVRDEAEIRGHRRTYVGALPGRIVRAIKEAGSMNPVVLLDEIDKVGSDFRGDPAAALLEVLDPAQNHTFRDHYLEVELDLSDVVFLATANVLEAIPEALLDRMELVRLDGYTEDEKVVIARDHLLPRQLERAGLEKDEVALDEPALRKLAGEYTREAGVRNLERAVARLLRKVAAQSELGDRELPFTVGADDLRGLIGRPHHVPESAQDPAERRTSVPGVATGLAVTGAGGDVLFVEASLADPETGASGLTLTGQLGDVMKESAQIALSFLRSHGAELELPVADLKDRGVHIHFPAGAVPKDGPSAGITMTTALASLLSGRLVRTDVAMTGEVSLTGRVLPIGGLKQKLLAAHRAGITTVVIPKRNEADLDDVPAEVLETLEVHPVTDVRQVLEIALAPATAEHRIPAAQAA, from the coding sequence ATGGCTACTGAGTCCACTGCCGTCACACCGCTCACCCTGCCCGTGCTGCCGCTCGACGACGAGGTCGTGCTGCCGGGAATGGTGGTGCCGCTGGACCTGTCGGACACCGAGGTGCGCGCCGCCGTCGAGGCCGCGCAGGCCGCCGCCCGGGAGGACGGGGGCAAGCCCGAGGTGCTGCTCGTCCCGCGCATCGACGGGACGTACACCGGGATCGGTGTCCGCGGCACCGTCGAGCAGGTGGGGCGGCTCTCCGACGGTGACCCGGGCGCCCTCATCCGGGGCCGCGACCGGGTCCGCATCGGAGCGGGCACCAGCGGCCCCGGCGCCGCCCTCTGGGTGGAAGGGGTCCGGGTGGACGAATCCGTCCCCGACCCGCTGCCCGGAGCCGTCGCCGAGCTGGTCAAGGAGTACAAGGCGCTCGCCACCAGCTGGCTGAAGAAGCGCGGGGCCTGGCAGGTCGTGGATCGGGTCCAGCAGATCGAGGGCGTCTCGGCGCTCGCCGACAACTCGGGGTACTCGCCCTTCCTCACCACCGCTCAGAAGGTCCGCCTCCTGGAGACCACCGACCCGGTCGCCCGGCTCAAGCTGGCCATCCAGTGGCTGGGCGAACACCTCGCCGAGCAGGATGTCGCCGAGTCCATCGCCAAGGACGTCCAGGAGGGCGTCGACAAGCAGCAGCGCGAGTTCCTGCTGCGGCGCCAGCTGGATGCCGTACGCAAGGAGCTCTCCGAGCTCAACGGCGACCCGGAGGACGAGTCCGACGACTACCGGGCCCGCGTCGAGGCCGCCGACCTGCCGGAGCACGTCCGCGAGGCGGCGCTCAAGGAGGTCGACAAGCTGGAGCGCGCCTCCGACCAGAGCCCCGAGGGCTCCTGGATCAGGACCTGGCTCGACACCGTCCTCGAACTGCCCTGGACCGAGCGCACCGAGGACGCCTACGACATCAAGGGCGCCCAGGAGATCCTGGACGCCGAGCACGCCGGGCTCCAGGACGTGAAGGAGCGCATCACCGAATACCTCGCGGTCCGCAAGCGGCGGGCCGACCGCGGCCTCGGCGTCGTCGGCGGGCGGCGCGGCGGCGCGGTGCTGGCCCTCGTCGGGCCGCCCGGCGTCGGCAAGACCTCGCTCGGGGAGTCCGTCGCGCACGCCATGGGCCGCAAGTTCGTCCGCGTCGCGCTCGGCGGTGTCCGGGACGAGGCGGAGATCCGCGGCCACCGGCGTACGTACGTCGGGGCGCTGCCCGGACGCATCGTGCGCGCCATCAAGGAGGCCGGCTCGATGAATCCGGTCGTCCTCCTGGACGAGATCGACAAGGTCGGCTCCGACTTCCGGGGCGATCCGGCCGCCGCCCTCCTCGAAGTCCTCGACCCCGCGCAGAACCACACCTTCCGCGACCACTACCTGGAGGTCGAGCTCGACCTCAGCGACGTCGTCTTCCTGGCCACCGCCAACGTCCTGGAGGCCATCCCGGAGGCGCTGCTCGACCGCATGGAGCTGGTCAGGCTCGACGGCTACACCGAGGACGAGAAGGTCGTCATCGCCCGCGACCACCTGCTCCCGCGCCAGCTGGAGCGGGCCGGTCTGGAGAAGGACGAGGTCGCCCTGGACGAACCGGCGCTGCGCAAGCTGGCCGGCGAGTACACCCGCGAGGCCGGCGTACGGAACCTGGAGCGGGCCGTCGCCCGGCTGCTGCGCAAGGTCGCGGCCCAGAGCGAACTGGGCGACCGCGAGCTGCCGTTCACGGTGGGCGCGGACGACCTGCGCGGTCTCATCGGCCGCCCGCACCACGTGCCCGAGTCCGCCCAGGACCCGGCCGAGCGCCGTACGTCGGTGCCCGGCGTGGCCACCGGGCTCGCGGTGACCGGGGCGGGCGGGGACGTCCTCTTCGTGGAGGCGTCGCTCGCCGACCCCGAGACCGGGGCGTCCGGGCTGACCCTCACCGGCCAGCTGGGCGACGTCATGAAGGAGTCCGCGCAGATCGCGCTGAGCTTCCTCCGGTCGCACGGCGCGGAGCTGGAGCTACCGGTCGCGGACCTCAAGGACCGGGGCGTGCACATCCACTTCCCGGCGGGCGCGGTCCCCAAGGACGGCCCGAGCGCGGGCATCACGATGACGACCGCGCTGGCCTCGCTGCTCTCCGGCCGGCTGGTCCGCACGGATGTGGCGATGACCGGTGAGGTCTCGCTGACCGGGCGGGTGCTGCCGATCGGCGGCCTGAAGCAGAAGCTCCTGGCCGCGCACCGGGCGGGCATCACCACCGTGGTGATCCCCAA
- a CDS encoding DUF4259 domain-containing protein: MGTWDVGPFDNDTAADWCGGLDDAAPEARGAMVRAALAETAGTTDYLDSDVANEAIAAAALVAAQCPGGAPADSAYGPDEPLPDLTGLRELALRALDRVLTEPSEALELWEEAEDGPWHTGINQLRGTLMPRP; this comes from the coding sequence ATGGGTACGTGGGACGTGGGCCCGTTCGACAACGACACCGCCGCCGACTGGTGCGGAGGGCTGGACGACGCCGCGCCGGAGGCACGCGGGGCGATGGTCCGGGCCGCGCTGGCCGAGACGGCCGGCACCACCGACTACCTGGACTCGGACGTGGCCAACGAGGCGATAGCGGCGGCCGCCCTGGTCGCGGCGCAGTGCCCCGGGGGCGCCCCCGCCGACTCCGCGTACGGCCCGGACGAGCCCCTTCCGGACCTGACCGGCCTGCGCGAACTCGCGCTCCGGGCGCTGGACCGGGTCCTGACGGAACCGTCCGAGGCGCTGGAGCTCTGGGAGGAAGCGGAGGACGGGCCCTGGCACACGGGGATCAACCAGTTGCGCGGGACGCTTATGCCCCGGCCCTGA